TCACCTGGCGGGGGAGCGCGGTGCGTTCCCGCATCAGCACCACGATGTCGAACTCGGAGAGGATGCCGACGAGGGTGTCCTCGTCCATCGCTCGGAAGAAGAAGCGGAGCGTGACGTCGTAGCCGAGCGCCGCCCAGTCGGCGAGGGCGTGTGCGCGGCCCTGATAGTCGTCGAGCACGGCGACGGCGGTCATGGTTCGAGTCTCACGGACTTTCCGACGGTCGTCCAACGGCCGCCCCGGCGGGCGCCGGTAGGGTCGGGGCGACGATGAGGCGGCGACTCGCGGTGGTGGCGGTGCTCTTCGTCGTGTTCTGCACGACCTTCGCGAGCAACGGCCCGTCGATCCTCTACGTCGTCTACCAGGGCAAATACCACTTCACCTCGCTCACGGTGACGGCGATCTTCAGCGTCTACGCGGTCGCCGTGCTCGCCACGCTGCTCGTGGTCGGCCGCCTCTCGGACGTCGTCGGCCGACGCCCCCTGCTGCTCGCTGGTGCGGCGCTGCTCGTCGCGAGCGCGCTGCTCTTCGCGCTCGCCCGTTCGGCCCTGTGGCTCTTCGCGGCGCGCGCCCTGCAGGGCGTCGCCACCGGCACCCTCATCGCCGCGGCGGGCGCCTCGCTCGTCGAGCTCTCACCGCCGCGCCAGCGTCCGCGGGCCGCGCTGATGAACACCGTCGCCTTCCTCACCGGCGCGGCGGCCGGCTCGCTCGCCTTCGGGGTGATGGTGCAGTTCCTGCCGTCGCCGACGGTGCTCCCCTACGTGCTCGAGATCGCCCTCGACGGCGGCGCGCTGCTCGCGGTCGCGGTGCTGGTGATCGAGACGGTGACGCCCGGTGAGCACGCCCGCTGGAGGCTGCAGCGCCCTTCGGTACCACGCGCCATCCTCCGCCCGTTCGTCGTCTCCTCGGTCACGATGGGGGTCGGCTGGTCGCTCGGCGGCGTCTACGGCGCGCTCAGCCCGACGATGACCCGCCAGATCCTGCACGTCTCGAGCCACCTCGTCGCCGGCGCCGTGCTCTGCACCTTCAACCTCGTCGGCGGGGTCGCGCAGCTTCTCCGCAGGCGGCACGGCGCCCGCGGCTCGATGCTGGCGGGGCTGGCCCTGGTGGCGCTCGGCGCGGCGCTCATCCAGCTCGCCTTCACCGCCCGCTCCTCGCTGCTGCTCTTCCTCGCCACGCTCTTCGGCGGAGCCGGAGCCGGGATGGCCTTCGTCGGGAGCCTCGCCCTCGTGAACGAGCTGGCGCCGGCAGCGCGCCGCGCCGAGGCGCTTGCGGCCTACAACCTGGTGGGCTATCTGGCGCTCTCGCTGCCGGTGATTGGTGTCGGCCTGCTCACGAGCGCGCTCGGCCTGCGCACCGCCTCACTGGTCTTCTGCTGCCTGCTGGTCGCCGCCGCGGGGCTGTTGGCGTTGCCGCTGCGGCGCGTCGGTGTCGCGGCCGAGGCGGTGGGGGAGCGGGGGCTCGGGGCCCGCCCTGCCGCTCAGGTGCGGTAGGAGGGGTCGATCTCGTCGATCTGGCGCTGGTAGGCCTCGAAGGCCCGCAGGCCGGCCTCGGGGCTCGCGAGCATCTTCCGGTAGTCACCGGAGGAGCGCTCGTGCGCGGAGTCCGAGACCTGCTTGATCTTGCCGCCGGTGCTCATCGTCGCCACCTGGATCTCACACGAGCGCTCGAGGGTCCACAGGCGCATGAACGCCGACTCGAGCGTGGCGCCCGCCGAGAGGAGGCCGTGGTTGTGGAGGACGAGGAGCCACTCCTCGCCGAGGTTCTCGACAAGGCGGTCCTGCTCGTCCTTCTCCAAGGTGATGCCCTCGAAGTCGTGGTAGCGGATCTGCCCCCAGAGCTGGGAGGCGTAGAAGTTGTTGCCGTCGATCGGGCCGTCGAGGCCGGCGACGGCAGAGCCGGCGGTGGTGTGAGTGTGCATCACCGCGTGGATGTCCGGCCGTGCCGCGTGCAGGGCGGTGTGGATGATCACCCCGGCGCGGTTCACCGGCCAGGTGTCGTCCCCGATGATGTTCCCCTGGAGGTCGATCTTCACGAGGTTGGAGGCCGTGACGTCGCAGTAGCGGAGGCCGAAGGGGTTGATCAACAGGTGCGTCTCGGGGCCGGGGACGCGCAGCGAGATGTGGTTGAAGATCAGCTCGGTCCAGCCGAGGTAGTTGAAGATCCGGTAGCAGGCGGCGAGCTTCACCCGCAGCGCCCATTCCTCGTCGGAGACACCGGCCTTCTTGCTCGTCTCCGTCACCAACGGCTGTTCGATGACCGCCATCGTCGCCTCCGTCCTCTCGGACCCTCGTCGTGTAGTCGAGCGTGTGCTGCTTTATCTTTGCGCATCCAGCCGGCCGGTAACTTCCAGGGCTGAATCTCGCGTGAGAGGAGCCCTGATGCCGAAGCGCTACAAGGTGGCCGTGATCCCCGGTGACGGGATCGGCAACGAGGTGGTGCCGGCGGCCCTCGAGGTCCTCGAGGTCGTGGGGAGCCGCTTCGACTTCGCTCTCGAGCTCGTCGAATACCCCTGGGGGTGCGAGTACTACACCCGTGCCGGGGAGATGATGCCGGCGGACGGCCTCGCCCAGCTCGCCGAGCACGAAGCGATCTTCCTCGGTGCCGTCGGCTTCCCGGGTGTCCCCGACGACGTCTCGCTATGGGGCCTTTTGATCCCGATCCGGCGCAGCTTCCACCAGTACGTGAACCTCCGCCCCGTGAAGCTGCTCGAGGGGGTGCCGAGCCCGCTACGCCCGGAGGTGATCGGCGGAGGAGTCGACCTCGTCATCGTCCGCGAGAACAACGAGGGGGAGTACTCCGAGATCGGGGGTCGCCTCTACCGCGACACCCCCGACGAGATCGCCGTGCAGGAGGCAGTCTTCACGCGCCGCGGCATCGAGCGGGTGGCCCGTTTCGCGTTCGACCTCGCGCGCACGCGCCGCTCGTACGTGATGTCGGCGACGAAGTCGAACGGCATCATCCACACCCTCCCCTTCTGGGACCAGGTGGTGGGGGAGGTCGCCGAGCAGTACCCGGACGTCCGCTACGAGAAGATGCACGTCGACGCCCTGGCGGCGGCGTTCGTGCAGCGCCCGGGGCACTTCGACGTGGTCCTCGGCTCGAACCTCTTCGCGGACATCCTGAGCGACCTCGGCGCAGCGGTGGCCGGCAGCATCGGGATCGCTCCGTCGGGGAACCTCGATCCGACGAGGGACAACCCTTCGATGTTCGAGCCCGTGCACGGCTCGGCTCCCGACATCGCCGGGAAGGGGATCGCCAACCCGATCGGCCAGATCTGGTCGGGCTCGATGATGCTGCGCCACCTCGGCGAGGAAGCGGGCGCGGAGGCGATCGATCAGGCGATCGCACGAGTCCTCGCGACGAGCGAGATCCGCACCGGCGACCTCGGAGGCAAATCGACGACCGCCGAGGTGACCCGCGCGATCGTCGATGCCCTGCCTGCGAGTTGAGCGCCCGGCCACAGAACCTTCCATATGTCGACAGGATTATGTGACGGACCCGGCCACAGCGACCCGCCGAGGTAGACGACGACGGGAGCCACTCGCCGGCGCACAAGGGGGACTGCGATGCTCGATCTCCTGAACTTCGAAGGCCGCTCGGTCGTCGTGACCGGTGCCGCACGCGGCATCGGACGCGCGACGGCGGCGGTCTTCGCCGAGCTCGGCGCCAGCCTCGTCGCCGTCGACATCGACCCGGACCTCCCGGACGCCGTCGCCGCCGAGCCGTCGCTCTACGGCGGAGGTGCCGTCGCCGTCGTTGCCGACGTGAGCGACGAGGGCGCCGTCAACGAGCTCGCGGCCCGGTGCGCGGCGGAGCAGCACGAGATCGCCGCCGTGGTGAACGTCGTCGGGCGGGGGAGTCGCGCGGCACTCGGCGAGCTCGAGCTCGCCGAGTGGGAGAGCGTGCTGAGCACCTCGCTCACCAGCATGTTCCTGATGACGAGGGCATTCCTCCCGCTCGTCGTCCCGACGAAGGGAGTTTCGTCAACGTTGCCTCGACGCACGCCTTCGTCGCGCTCCCGCTCGGCGCCGCGTACAGCGCGGCGAAGGGCGGAGTGGTCTTGTTCACCCGACAGGTGGCGACCGAGGTCGGCTCCCTCGGAGTGCGGGCCAACGCCGTCTGCCCGGGACCGATCGACACCCGCGGCCGCACTGCCACCTTCCGACCGGAGTCGGCGTTGAGCACCGTCCTCGGGCGCACCGCGGACCCTTCGGAGGTGGCGAACGTGATCGCCTTCCTCGCCTCCCCGGCCGCTTCCTTCGTCACCGGGGCGGCGATCGTGATCGACGGTGGGCAGACGATCCATCGGGGCCACGTGGATCGCACCCGATTGCTCGATCCTGCCGCGCACGAGCCGTGACAACGCAGGTGCACTTCGGCCCGGGGGGG
The genomic region above belongs to Acidimicrobiales bacterium and contains:
- a CDS encoding MFS transporter, which encodes MRRRLAVVAVLFVVFCTTFASNGPSILYVVYQGKYHFTSLTVTAIFSVYAVAVLATLLVVGRLSDVVGRRPLLLAGAALLVASALLFALARSALWLFAARALQGVATGTLIAAAGASLVELSPPRQRPRAALMNTVAFLTGAAAGSLAFGVMVQFLPSPTVLPYVLEIALDGGALLAVAVLVIETVTPGEHARWRLQRPSVPRAILRPFVVSSVTMGVGWSLGGVYGALSPTMTRQILHVSSHLVAGAVLCTFNLVGGVAQLLRRRHGARGSMLAGLALVALGAALIQLAFTARSSLLLFLATLFGGAGAGMAFVGSLALVNELAPAARRAEALAAYNLVGYLALSLPVIGVGLLTSALGLRTASLVFCCLLVAAAGLLALPLRRVGVAAEAVGERGLGARPAAQVR
- a CDS encoding class II aldolase/adducin family protein, with translation MAVIEQPLVTETSKKAGVSDEEWALRVKLAACYRIFNYLGWTELIFNHISLRVPGPETHLLINPFGLRYCDVTASNLVKIDLQGNIIGDDTWPVNRAGVIIHTALHAARPDIHAVMHTHTTAGSAVAGLDGPIDGNNFYASQLWGQIRYHDFEGITLEKDEQDRLVENLGEEWLLVLHNHGLLSAGATLESAFMRLWTLERSCEIQVATMSTGGKIKQVSDSAHERSSGDYRKMLASPEAGLRAFEAYQRQIDEIDPSYRT
- a CDS encoding tartrate dehydrogenase; its protein translation is MPKRYKVAVIPGDGIGNEVVPAALEVLEVVGSRFDFALELVEYPWGCEYYTRAGEMMPADGLAQLAEHEAIFLGAVGFPGVPDDVSLWGLLIPIRRSFHQYVNLRPVKLLEGVPSPLRPEVIGGGVDLVIVRENNEGEYSEIGGRLYRDTPDEIAVQEAVFTRRGIERVARFAFDLARTRRSYVMSATKSNGIIHTLPFWDQVVGEVAEQYPDVRYEKMHVDALAAAFVQRPGHFDVVLGSNLFADILSDLGAAVAGSIGIAPSGNLDPTRDNPSMFEPVHGSAPDIAGKGIANPIGQIWSGSMMLRHLGEEAGAEAIDQAIARVLATSEIRTGDLGGKSTTAEVTRAIVDALPAS
- a CDS encoding SDR family oxidoreductase; this encodes MGERAEHLAHQHVPDDEGIPPARRPDEGSFVNVASTHAFVALPLGAAYSAAKGGVVLFTRQVATEVGSLGVRANAVCPGPIDTRGRTATFRPESALSTVLGRTADPSEVANVIAFLASPAASFVTGAAIVIDGGQTIHRGHVDRTRLLDPAAHEP